Proteins found in one Aethina tumida isolate Nest 87 chromosome 1, icAetTumi1.1, whole genome shotgun sequence genomic segment:
- the LOC109600522 gene encoding guanine nucleotide-binding protein G(o) subunit alpha-like, whose translation MGACLTLEREEGRAKKRSEEIDRQLGEFAKLQNNVIKILLLGAGESGKSTLVKQMKIIHADGFTLAELSSYRPTVLDNLLASMKYVLAGMGILRINLEHSRNKAHAQTVLVAKSCFDMGFAVLPNVAASLQALWSDRGVRLAVARGYEYELNDSALYLFENMERICDPKYVPNATDVLRARVRTQGIIETQFRFRETIVSMYDVGGQRSQRHKWIYCFYDVRAVLFVIALSGYDMTLLEDPTVNRLEESLNLFGQIVNNAFFRDASFVLFLNKFDLFREKILYSQRHLRLYFPDYKGPDKDVDRGALFIQHKFILKNSNSRKFVYPHFTTATDTANVQVVFQAVMEMVMTSNVSQIMLL comes from the exons ATGGGGGCATGTTTAACGCTAGAACGTGAAGAAGGCAGGGCGAAGAAGCGCAGCGAGGAAATCGACCGGCAGCTGGGCGAATTCGCCAAATTACAAAACAATGTCATCAAGATACTGCTTCTTG GTGCCGGAGAGAGCGGGAAAAGTACCCTAGTCAAACAGATGAAGATAATCCACGCGGACGGCTTTACCCTCGCCGAACTGAGCAGCTACCGGCCAACGGTGTTGGACAACCTGTTGGCTTCGATGAAATACGTCCTGGCCGGCATGGGCATCTTGCGCATCAACCTGGAACACAGCAGGAACAAGGCGCACGCCCAGACCGTGCTCGTGGCCAAGAGCTGTTTCGACATGGGCTTCGCGGTACTCCCGAACGTTGCAGCGTCCTTGCAGGCGCTGTGGTCGGATCGAGGCGTCCGTCTGGCGGTGGCGCGAGGTTATGAATACGAGCTGAACGATTCGGCATTATA tttgtttGAGAACATGGAAAGAATCTGCGACCCGAAGTATGTTCCGAATGCCACGGACGTGTTGAGAGCGCGTGTCCGAACTCAGGGCATAATCGAAACGCAGTTCCGCTTCCGGGAGACGATTGTCAGCATGTACGACGTGGGTGGACAACGTTCGCAGCGCCACAAGTGGATCTACTGTTTCTACGACGTGCGGGCGGTGCTCTTCGTAATCGCGTTGAGCGGTTACGACATGACCCTACTGGAAGATCCGACCGTGAACCGTCTGGAGGAGAGTCTGAATTTGTTCGGACAAATTGTCAACAATGCGTTCTTCCGAGACGCAAGCTTCGTACTCTTTTTGAACAAATTCGATTTGTTCAGagaaaagattttatattcGCAGCGACATCTACGGCTCTATTTTCCTGATTATAAAGGACCAGACAAGGATGTAGATCGTGGTGCGTTGTTTATACAACACAAGTTCATATTGAAAAACAGCAACTCGAGGAAGTTTGTTTATCCGCACTTTACGACTGCCACGGACACTGCTAATGTGCAGGTCGTGTTCCAGGCCGTCATGGAGATGGTTATGACGTCGAACGTCAGCCAAATTATGCTGCTCTAA